GGGGTAGTTGGCAGGCTAAAAAAAATGAATAGCAGAGCGATAAAATAGGAAACGCCCCTTGTATGTCATTCCGGACTTGATCCGGAATCTCTTTTTTACTATCGCATCATAGGTGACAAAGCGGGTGGGAGAAGGCATAAAACGACAGATAAAAGAGGAAAAAAATGAAAAAATGGATAGCTTTCTGTAATATACTTTTGAAAGATATTCGTACCTACTATTTAAAACCTCCCAATATAAGTTGGGGGATTATTTTTCCGCTTGCCTGGACAGGTATGTTTTTTATTAAATCAGGGCAAGGTCTCGGCAGCTTACCAGAGTTACTTCCTGGGGTTATAGGAATTTCAATACTTTTTGGAACAACAAGTTTACTTTCGGTTACAATAACATTCGAAAAGAAGAGCCGCTCATTTGAACGTCTGCTTCTTGCACCTATGTCTCTTGAACTGCTTATGCTTGCTAAAACTGCTGGAGCGATACTCTTTGGTATTATAAATGCTTTCATACCAATTATTATGGCTTCTCTAATATTTTCTCTCTCTAAAATAGATTGGTTCACCTTAACACTAACAATAATCCTTATATCTATAAGTTCTACTTTTCTTGGACTTTTTATTGCTGTTTCTGTGAGCGAAGTTTTTGAGGCACAAACTTTCTCAAACTTTTTCCGTTTTCCAATGTTGTTTTTATGTGGCTTATTCTTTCCTATTTCCAAACTACCTGTCTTTCTAAAACCGCTTGCCTATATTATGCCGCTGACTTATGGGGCAGATTTACTTCACTTTTCTATCAACCAAACAAGTTACATCCCAATAGAAGTCAACCTTCTTGTTTTAACTGGGTTTTGTGTTTTTCTTTTTCTTATTAGTTTAAGAAATATCAGACAAAACTGGATACAATAATTTATTCCTTTCTGCCTTTGTGAGGACATACGAAGTAATCCTCAGGGGTTTACAATCAAGGTTGATAATTGAAAGCGTAAAGAAATGCACCCTTTTTTTGCCCTCTACCCTTGGGTTAATCCCTCCTCTCCTCTGGGGGAAAGGATGACAGGTGAGGGGGGCTTTTTGTTTTGTCTAATTTTTGTGTGCGAGTTTTAGGACAGAAGTTTTAGCGCAAGAAGGCGTTTTTTTAGCATGAGAAAAATGAAGTTACTGCTACTTTTCTGCCACCCTTGGAGGATTTTTCTCAGGAACTTACAGAGGTCGAAGTTGCGTAACCCTTGATA
This genomic window from bacterium contains:
- a CDS encoding ABC transporter permease — its product is MKKWIAFCNILLKDIRTYYLKPPNISWGIIFPLAWTGMFFIKSGQGLGSLPELLPGVIGISILFGTTSLLSVTITFEKKSRSFERLLLAPMSLELLMLAKTAGAILFGIINAFIPIIMASLIFSLSKIDWFTLTLTIILISISSTFLGLFIAVSVSEVFEAQTFSNFFRFPMLFLCGLFFPISKLPVFLKPLAYIMPLTYGADLLHFSINQTSYIPIEVNLLVLTGFCVFLFLISLRNIRQNWIQ